In Patagioenas fasciata isolate bPatFas1 chromosome 18, bPatFas1.hap1, whole genome shotgun sequence, a genomic segment contains:
- the LOC139829333 gene encoding fas-binding factor 1 homolog: MWLKEREMDVLTGTISHTRSLNGITEKMEKFSSDLQNMCTRGMEEERSRVQELVANTQARLGEQARLLEQERAELKIQRQELKAEEEQLARDRQRLDQAWQELRLEKEKVIGAARRVQKQEGMIRSTKAVSRASAPRFTAS, from the exons ATGTGGCTGAAAGAGCGAGAGATGGATGTGCTGACCGGCACCATTTCACACACCAG GTCTCTGAACGGCATCACTGAGAAGATGGAGAAGTTCTCCAGTGACCTGCAGAACATGTGCACGAGGGGCATGGAGGAGGAGCGGAGCCGtgtccaggagctggtggccaacacgcaggccaggctgggcgagcaggctcggctgctggagcag GAGCGGGCAGAGCTGAAGATCCAgcgccaggagctgaaagccgaggaggagcagctggcgagagacaggcagaggctggaccaggcctggcaggagctgaggctggagaaggagaaggtgatcGGGGCCGCGCGACGTGTCCAGAAGCAGGAGGGGATGATCAGAAGCACGAAGGCGGTAAGCAGAGCTTCTGCGCCACGGTTCACAGCC TCGTGA
- the LOC139829334 gene encoding uncharacterized protein, whose product MLLLVPGCSPTRRPLLWAPRCPRAALSPRAGLSPSSRSRAQRGPGPQGPSPGLTPHPLSQERASLQDLWEEINKFKEVQSGLAEDVREMKEEMQKAHSGLAEDIQEMKEAHVGLTEDMRAMQEAHSGLAEDIQEIQETLGLEGAGGQSAPAEPTQVATDTQARKSSALGPKGRGTQPGMETSKGTAGSGSPGMQAGTQGEPVTPVKLSGAPADHAGSCGAGATTPRLEPGSPGTQASTSLGTQPGAPDAQASTSGMQPGSPGTQATISLGTQPGAPDAQASTSGVQPRSPGTHTTTPGVQPGSSTSQATIPGDAQEPAKPWGTTSTSSYESEMREVLSQVGQLGHLCAGLKEQVEQLKSTKAEHADLENVRRLFPEGGRQSITSILADLKCQMSFLQDMAGALHGQEEKIRKVEDAPRKMRGAGAGRKADGSAQMTQQPRPKGQKVKAERKELGKQQEPTQAELEKFAAEYVNQLVMETAQQLQAESGGHKHAGCPGCNWDTRALLGKLLQRCEKLEAQLESLAQKAGGKVESYPKWRRQSLQQDEQLKCLQASIMQLQKDYEKFSSALANLQQDRQQEQKDIKALSQALERLKKQKADKEQLLVLEIDEKADKAALADKVSRRQFEACEERLNKAVEEVTSRVMGQEEGWHRFQKELQRQMDCKLDRRELGAFREQQEERWKSLSGQQLQEKALQPERDDAAGIRKQLLPGFHCLSCDRPLHMLAPGPERTGECRYPTVPRSCGGPHTLTPPRFQPQPPSTPRPSPPSARSPNKKDAMQLSGQDGTDGNRQDEQLAMMGGSQLPPTPRATPDTSTSLLSAVLLHRPVPSPRRFTLAPSLLPPIQPPRGESPPDSRAGQGSRPRSHRPGR is encoded by the exons atgctcttgctggtccctgggtgctcccccacgagacgccccctcctctgggctccgcgctgccctcgtgccgccctcagcccaagggctgggttaagcccgagctcccgcagcagagcacagcggggtccaggtccccagggaccctcccctgggctcaccccccacccgctctcccaggaaagggcttcgctccaggatctctgggaggagatcaacaagtttaaggaggtgcagtccggcctggcagaggacgtgcgggagatgaaggaggagatgcagaaggcgcattctggcctggcagaggacatccaggagatgaaggaggcgcatgtcggcctgacagaggacatgcgggccatgcaggaggcgcattctggcctggcagaggacatccaggagatacaggagacccttggcctg gagggcgctgggggccagtctgcccccgccgagcccacccaggtggccacggacacccaggccaggaagagctcagcactggggccaaagggacgtgggacacagcctgggatggagaccagcaaggggactgcagggtctggctccccggggatgcaagcagggacacagggggaaccagtgacccctgtgaagttgtcaggcgctcccgcagatcacgcaggatcttgtggtgctgGTGCCACCACCCCGAGGCtggagccaggatccccgggcacccaggccagcacctccctggggacacagccaggggcccctgatgcccaggccagcacctcggggatgcagccaggatccccgggcacccaggccaccatctccctggggacacagccaggggcccctgatgcccaggccagcacctcgggggtgcagccacgatcacctgggacccacaccaccacccctggggtgcagcctggctcctccacctcccaagccaccatcccaggggatgcccaagagccggccaagccctggggcaccaccagcacctccagctacgagtcggagatgcgggaggttctctcccaggttgggcagctcggccacctctgcgctggtctgaaggagcaggtggagcagcttaaatctaccaaagctgaacatgcggatcttgagaacgtgcgccggctcttcccggagggag gccggcagagcatcaccagcatcctggccgacctcaagtgccagatgtcgttcctgcaagacatggccggggccctccacgggcaggaggagaag atcaggaaggtggaggatgctcccagaaagatgaggggggctggagccggcaggaaagcagacggcagcgcccagatgacccaacagccgcg gcccaagggacagaaggtcaaggcagagcggaaggagttggggaagcagcaggagccgacccaggccgaactggagaagtttgcggccgagtacgtgaatcagttggtgatggagacagcacagcagctgcaggcagag agcgggggacacaagcacgcggggtgccccggctgcaactgggacaccagggcgctgctggggaagctcctccagcgctgcgagaagctcgaggcgcagctggagtccctggcccagaaggcgggcggcaaggtggagagttacccaaagtggaggagacag tccctgcagcaggacgagcagctcaagtgcctccaggccagcatcatgcagctccaaaaggactacgagaagttcagctcggcccttgcaaacctccagcaggatcgccagcaggagcagaaggacatcaag gctctgtcccaggccctggagcggctcaagaagcagaaagcagacaaggagcagctgctggtgctggaaatcgatgag aaagcagacaaagccgccctggctgacaaagtcagtcgcaggcagtttgaggcgtgcgaggagcggctgaacaaggcggtggaggaggtgacgagccgggtgatgggccaggaggagggctggcaccggttccagaaagagctgcagagacagatggactgcaag ctggaccgacgggagctgggggcgttccgggagcagcaggaggagcggtggaagagcctcagcgggcagcagctccaggagaaggcgctgcagccagagcgtgacgatgccgctgggattaggaa gcagctgctgcctggtttccattgcctgtcctgcgaccggcccctccacatgctggcgcctggacc ggagcggacgggcgagtgcaggtaccccactgttccgcggagctgcgggggcccacacaccctcacgcccccgcgcttccagccccaaccgcccagcaccccacggccgtccccacccagcgcccgcagccccaacaag aaggacgcgatgcagctgtcgggccaggacggcactgatgggaaccggcaggacgagcagctcgccatgatggggggctctcagctgcccccaacgccaagggccaccccagacacctcgacctcgctgctctcggccgtgctgctgcaccgaccagtcccgtctcccaggcgcttcaccctggcaccgagtctgctgccgcccatccagcccccccgcggtgaatcaccccctgacagccgcgcaggacaggggtcccggccccggtcccaccgccccgggcgctga
- the LOC139829335 gene encoding fas-binding factor 1 homolog — MARDRAELESVEELRKKHEEQPQHVMWLKEREMDVLTGTISHTRSLNGITEKMEKFSSDLQNMCRRGMEEERSRVQELVANTQARLGEQARLLEQERAELKIQRQELKAEEEQLARDRQRLDQAWQELRLEKEKVIGAARRVQKQEGMIRSTKAS, encoded by the exons ATGGCGcgggatcgggcagagct ggagTCTGTCGAGGAACTGCGCAAGAAACacgaggagcagccccagcacgtgATGTGGCTGAAAGAGCGAGAGATGGATGTGCTGACCGGCACCATTTCACACACCAG GTCTCTGAACGGCATCACTGAGAAGATGGAGAAGTTCTCCAGTGACCTGCAGAACATGTGCAGGAGGGGCATGGAGGAGGAGCGGAGCCGtgtccaggagctggtggccaacacgcaggccaggctgggcgagcaggctcggctgctggagcag GAGCGGGCAGAGCTGAAGATCCAgcgccaggagctgaaagccgaggaggagcagctggcgagagacaggcagaggctggaccaggcctggcaggagctgaggctggagaaggagaaggtgatcGGGGCCGCGCGACGTGTCCAGAAGCAGGAGGGGATGATCAGAAGCACGAAGGCG TCGTGA